CCTCTGAGACAGCCGGCAACTGCGACTGCGACGCTCGGTCCGGACGCAGCGAGGAACCGTCGACGATCCATATGTCGGATAGGTAATACTGGAAATAAATATCTTCTGTAGAATCAGAGACGCTTTGCAGCTAGCGAAATCGTCATCCGACGACAGCGGAGAACGGAGCCCCTCGATCGGTCGGTTCGTCGGGACGGTCAGTCGTCGGTGTCCAGTTCGACCAACTCGAGCGCGCGGTCGAGGTGGCAGACGTCGTGTGGCGGGTCGCCGAGGATCTCGCGGATGCGATACTCCGTGTCGAACTCGGCCCCGTCGGGTTCGCAGTACTCGTGGCTGGGACACTCGACGTAGGGACAGGGGCCGGGGAGGCTGGTCTTGCTGCCGGCGAAGGCGCCCTTCGACGTGATGTTCGCGCGCACGTCGGCGGGCTCGACTTCGACGGCGCGGACGCCCCCGTCGTGCATGGCGCACTCTAAGGTCTGGGCGTTCTCCCGGACGGACGTGATGCGGTACTTGGTGCCGGACTCGAGATTGAGACACTGGCTTCGGTAGGGACAGCCGGCGCAGGCGTCGGCCTCGCCGTGGTAGACGAACTCGGTTCCCGGTTCGGCCAGCCGGGTTCCGACGAGCGTGACGGTCGACATAGCACTACGTAGTCGGCGGTAGCGGTTAAGACTCACGCGTTAGCGGATCCGACGCCGAACGGAACTGCTCGCCGCTGACGGCCCGCTGCGGTCGATCAACGGTTGCTATCGCGCGTTCACCCTCCGGAAGCGGTCTCCGCGTCGCCCCCGCTCGTCAGCTCGTCCAGCCGCTCGAAGTACGTCTCGCGCGGGACCTGGTAGAGCCCCCGGTAGTCGATCTCGCCGGTGTCGAATTCTCGGGCGAGTTCGGCGACCCGCTCGAGGCCCGCCTCCCGCGTCGCGAACCGTTCGGTGTCCGCCGAGACGTCGGGCTCGAGGTAGAGGGTGACGTACCAGTCCTCGTCGTCGGCCGTACTGGTAGGGTTGGTTCCGGGCCGGCGCGTCCGCTTCCCGTGTGTCAGGTAGAGCGTGGGGAGACAGGCCGCCGGGAAGTCGTCGCCGTCGAAGACGTCCGGCCGGTAGGCGAGCACGAGTCGGCCGTCCTCGCTCCGGTTCCAGACGTCCCAACCGTCCGGAAGCGGCGATAGCGCGTCGGAATCGGCGTCGACAGCCGGGTCGGTCATGAGCGACGCTACGGGCGGCACTCATAAAGCCTCGTCGTCGGACGCCGATTCGGCGGCGATCGCCCCGATTTCGTGTGAACTCGACGACAGGACCGTGTCGCGCGAGTCGCGCGGCCGGCGCGCGCGAGCGCGACTGGCCATTGCTGGCCGGTGGTTTATGCCGCTGACCTTCGAAGATGAGGTGTGGTATCGAGCATCACAATACGATACTGGTAGAATTTACCCGTAATAAAGTCCCGATAAATACCTTTTGGGGCCAAAGCTAAGTAGATGGATTACTCACTCATTAAATACTATCGGTATCCGCTCGCCGGACCGATCCACTCCGCGCCCGTCCCCGGCGCACCGTTGCCCGAGTCCCCGACGCGCTCGATGCGCAACGGAGAGTGGTACACGATCACACATGACACGACAGACCGCCGCCCGCCGCCGTTCGGTCCGTTCCGGGAGCGCCCCGCTCTCGGAGCGACGCGACGGCGGTAGCGACGTCGCGCTGTCGGGTGACGCGGTTCGACGGATTCCGACGGTTCGGCCACGACGCCACGGCTGGTCGAACGACGTCCGCGCGACTAACGGTCCGTGTGACAACGGACGCTGCAGACGGGGGACCCGTAACTGGCAATGATACCATGACCGGTGACATCGAGACACTCGAGACGCTCAGCACGGATTACAAGGAATCGATGCCCGCAGACCTGCGGGAGACCAAGTCCTTCGACTGGTACCTAGAAGAGTGCTACGAGGACCCGAAGATCACCCGCAACGCCCACCAGCGCGTCGCGGACATGTTCGACTACTACGGGACGACCTACGACGAGACCGAGGGCGTCGTCGAGTACCTCCTCGCGAGCGAGGATCCGCTGAACGACGGTGAGAACACCTTCTACGGCCGGGTGATTCACCAGTCGATCCACGAGTTCGTGAACAAGGTCAAGTCGGGCGCCCGCCGACTCGGCCCCGAGCGCCGTATCAAACTGCTGCTCGGCCCGGTCGGTTCCGGGAAGTCCCACTTCGACAAGCAGGTCCGCAAGTACTTCGAGGACTACACGCTCCGCGAGGAGGGCCGGATGTACACGTTCCGGTGGACCAACCTCTGTGACGTCATCCAGGATCAGGACCCCGCCGACGACACCGTCCGGTCCCCGATGAATCAGGATCCCCTCGTCTTGCTACCGTTGGAGCAGCGCCAGCGCGTGATCGACGATCTCAACGAGAATCTCGACGCGCCCTACACGATCCAGAACGAGCAGGCGCTGGATCCGGAAAGCGAGTTCTACATGGACAAGCTGCTGGCCTACTACGACGACGACCTCCAGCAGGTCTTAGAGAACCACATCGAGATCGTCCGGTTCGTCGCCGACGAGAACAAGCGCCAGGGACTGGAGACCTTCGAGCCAAAGGACAAGAAGAACCAGGACGAGACCGAACTCACGGGCGACGTCAACTACTCGAAGATCGCCATCTACGGCGAGTCGGACCCGCGCGCGTTCGACTACTCGGGGGCGTTCTGTAACGCCAACCGCGGCATCTTCTCCGGCGAGGAGCTGCTGAAACTCCAGCGGGAGTTCCTCTACGACTTCCTGCACGCGACCCAGGAGCAGACGATCAAGCCCAAGAACAACCCGCGGATCGACATCGACCAGGTGATCGTCGGGCGGACGAACATGCCCGAGTACAAGGACAAGAAGGGCGACGAGAAGATGGAGGCCTTCAACGACCGCACCAAGCGGATCGACTTCCCGTACGTCCTCTCCTACGAGGACGAGGCCCGCATCTACGAGAAGATGCTCAACAACGCCGACGTCCCCGACATCAACGTTGAGCCCCACACGCTCGAGATGGCGGGGCTGTTCGGCGTCCTCACGCGCGTCGAGGAGCCCGACACCGAGACGATCGATCTGCTCTCGAAGGCCAAGGCCTACAACGGCGAGATCGACGAGGGCGACGACATCGACACGAAGAAGCTCCGCGAGGAAGCCGAACAGAAGGCCGAGATCGGCGAGGGCATGGTCGGCGTCTCGCCCCGGTTCATCGGCGACGAGATCGCCGAGGCCATCATGGACTCGAAACACCGCCAGCGCGGGTTCCTCTCGCCGCTGACGGTGTTCAACTTCTTCGAGGAGAACCTCGAACACCACGGCTCCATCCCCGAGGACAACTTCGAGAAGTACTACCGCTACCTCGAGACGGTCCGCGAGGAGTACAAGGAGCGAGCCATCGAGGACGTCCGCCACGCGCTGGCCTACGACATCGACGAGATCCAGCGCCAGGGCGAGAAGTACATGGACCACGTGATGGCCTACATCGACGACGACACCATCGAGGACGACCTCACGGGCCGCGAGCAGGAGCCCGACGAGACGTTCCTCCGCAGCGTCGAGGAGAAACTCGACATCCCCGAGGACCGCAAGGAGGACTTCCGCCAGGAGGTCTCCAACTGGGTCTCCCGCCGGGCCCGCGAGGGCGAGGCGTTCAACCCGCAGGACAACGAGCGCCTGCGTCGCGCCCTAGAGCGCAAGCTCTGGGAGGACAAGAAGCACAACATCAACTTCTCCGCGCTGGTCAGCGCCAACGAGTTCGACGACGACGAGCGCTCCGCGTGGATCGACGCCCTGATGGAACAGGGCTACTCCGAGGCGGGCGCCAAGGAGGTCCTGGAGTTCGCCGGCGCGGAGGTCGCCAAAGCGGAGATGGACGACTAACATGATCGGGGTCGACTAACATGACGGGCGACGACTACGTCACCGAGGCCGATCGGACCTTAGAGGAGACCTACGAGGAGCCGATGGACCTCGCGACCTACGTCGATCGGATCTTCGAGAACCCGACGATCGCCTCCCACGCCTCGAAGTACCTGCTCGAGGCGATCGAGGCCGCCGGCACCCGAACCGTCGTCGAGGAGGGCGAGGAGAAGGAGCGCTACCGCTTCTTCGACGATCCGCACAACGACGGCGAACACGCCATCCTCGGTAACACCGAGGTCCTCAACGGGTTCGTCGACGACCTCCGCTCGATCGCGGCGGGGCGGGCGAAAGACGAGAAGATCATCTGGTTCGAGGGGCCCACGGCGACGGGCAAGTCCGAACTCAAGCGCTGTCTGGTCAACGGGCTGCGCGAGTACTCGAAGACCCCCGAGGGACGGCGCTACACGGTCGAGTGGAACGTCACGACCGCCGAGGCCGACGACCGCGGGCTGAGCTACGGCACCGGCGATCCGACCGCGACGGACGACCAGCACTGGTACGAGAGCCCCGTCCAGACTCACCCGCTGTCGGTGTTCCCCCAGGACGTCCGCGAGCGGTTGCTCGAGGACTTGAACGCCGAACTCGACGACCACGTCCCCGTCCAGGTCGACGCGGAACTCGACCCCTTCTCCCGAGAGGCCTACGATTTCTTAGAAGAGCGCTACCGCCGGGAGGGCGAGGAGGAACTGTTCTCGGCGATCACCGACGACGCCCACCTCCGCGTGAAGAACTACGTCGTCGACGTCGGCCAGGGCGTCGGCGTCCTCCACTCGGAGGACGAGGGCCGACCGAAGGAACGGCTCGTCGGCTCCTGGATGCACGGCATGCTCCAGGAACTGGACTCGCGCGGGCGCAAGAACCCGCAGGCGTTCAGCTACGACGGCGTGCTCTCGCAGGGCAACGGCGTCCTCACGATCGTCGAGGACGCGGCCCAACACGCCGACCTCCTGCAGAAGCTGCTGAACGTCCCCGACGAGCAGTCCGTCAAGCTGGACAAGGGGATCGGCATGGACGTCGACTCCCAGCTGTTGATCATCTCGAACCCCGACCTCGAGGCCCAGCTCAACCAGCACTCCGACCGCAACGGCATGGACCCCCTGAAAGCCCTCAAACGCCGGCTGGACAAACACCAGTTCGGCTACCTGACGAACCTCTCGCTGGAGTGCGAGCTCATCCGGCGCGAACTGACCAACGAGACCTCGGTCTGGGAGGCCGAGAGCTACGACGAACTCGAGGAGCGGATCCGCGAACCGGTGTCGGTGACGATCAGAGATCAGGACGGCGAGACGCACGCGCGGGAGTTCGCGCCCCACGCGATCGAGGCGGCCGCCCTCTACGCGGTCGTCACGCGCCTCGACGAGGAGAACCTCCCCAACGGGCTGGACCTCGTCGACAAGGCCCTGATCTACGACCAGGGCTACCTCCAGGAGGGCGACTCCCGGCGCGAGAAGGACGACTTCGACTTCGACGGCGAGGCCCACGACGGCGAACACGGCATCCCGGTGACCTACACGCGGGACACCCTCGCCGAACTGCTCCAGGCCGAGCGGGACCGCCATCACCCCGACCTGCCGGTCGAGAACGTCGTCATGCCCCGGGACGTCCTGAACGC
This portion of the Haloterrigena gelatinilytica genome encodes:
- a CDS encoding UPF0179 family protein, whose protein sequence is MSTVTLVGTRLAEPGTEFVYHGEADACAGCPYRSQCLNLESGTKYRITSVRENAQTLECAMHDGGVRAVEVEPADVRANITSKGAFAGSKTSLPGPCPYVECPSHEYCEPDGAEFDTEYRIREILGDPPHDVCHLDRALELVELDTDD
- a CDS encoding DUF5820 family protein translates to MTDPAVDADSDALSPLPDGWDVWNRSEDGRLVLAYRPDVFDGDDFPAACLPTLYLTHGKRTRRPGTNPTSTADDEDWYVTLYLEPDVSADTERFATREAGLERVAELAREFDTGEIDYRGLYQVPRETYFERLDELTSGGDAETASGG
- a CDS encoding PrkA family serine protein kinase; protein product: MTGDIETLETLSTDYKESMPADLRETKSFDWYLEECYEDPKITRNAHQRVADMFDYYGTTYDETEGVVEYLLASEDPLNDGENTFYGRVIHQSIHEFVNKVKSGARRLGPERRIKLLLGPVGSGKSHFDKQVRKYFEDYTLREEGRMYTFRWTNLCDVIQDQDPADDTVRSPMNQDPLVLLPLEQRQRVIDDLNENLDAPYTIQNEQALDPESEFYMDKLLAYYDDDLQQVLENHIEIVRFVADENKRQGLETFEPKDKKNQDETELTGDVNYSKIAIYGESDPRAFDYSGAFCNANRGIFSGEELLKLQREFLYDFLHATQEQTIKPKNNPRIDIDQVIVGRTNMPEYKDKKGDEKMEAFNDRTKRIDFPYVLSYEDEARIYEKMLNNADVPDINVEPHTLEMAGLFGVLTRVEEPDTETIDLLSKAKAYNGEIDEGDDIDTKKLREEAEQKAEIGEGMVGVSPRFIGDEIAEAIMDSKHRQRGFLSPLTVFNFFEENLEHHGSIPEDNFEKYYRYLETVREEYKERAIEDVRHALAYDIDEIQRQGEKYMDHVMAYIDDDTIEDDLTGREQEPDETFLRSVEEKLDIPEDRKEDFRQEVSNWVSRRAREGEAFNPQDNERLRRALERKLWEDKKHNINFSALVSANEFDDDERSAWIDALMEQGYSEAGAKEVLEFAGAEVAKAEMDD
- a CDS encoding PrkA family serine protein kinase, whose amino-acid sequence is MTGDDYVTEADRTLEETYEEPMDLATYVDRIFENPTIASHASKYLLEAIEAAGTRTVVEEGEEKERYRFFDDPHNDGEHAILGNTEVLNGFVDDLRSIAAGRAKDEKIIWFEGPTATGKSELKRCLVNGLREYSKTPEGRRYTVEWNVTTAEADDRGLSYGTGDPTATDDQHWYESPVQTHPLSVFPQDVRERLLEDLNAELDDHVPVQVDAELDPFSREAYDFLEERYRREGEEELFSAITDDAHLRVKNYVVDVGQGVGVLHSEDEGRPKERLVGSWMHGMLQELDSRGRKNPQAFSYDGVLSQGNGVLTIVEDAAQHADLLQKLLNVPDEQSVKLDKGIGMDVDSQLLIISNPDLEAQLNQHSDRNGMDPLKALKRRLDKHQFGYLTNLSLECELIRRELTNETSVWEAESYDELEERIREPVSVTIRDQDGETHAREFAPHAIEAAALYAVVTRLDEENLPNGLDLVDKALIYDQGYLQEGDSRREKDDFDFDGEAHDGEHGIPVTYTRDTLAELLQAERDRHHPDLPVENVVMPRDVLNAMAEGLADAPVFSTGERSEFENRIVPVKNYLFDQQESDVIEAIMHDKRVDEETVAEYVEHVYAWETEEPLYNDRGERVEPDPLKMKLFEIEHLGRFSEGEYEGNLPRESVRNFRREKVITSLNRHAWEHRNEDFSVEDVDLTAIPVIKTVLESHDWEDVQRTFEDFDPRQWDDPPSGTQTASVKERTIETMVDLFDYSEASAELTSRHVMGQVSYRWD